The sequence below is a genomic window from Corvus moneduloides isolate bCorMon1 chromosome 24, bCorMon1.pri, whole genome shotgun sequence.
tttgcagtgtgaaggaacggtgagatttttcatgggagagatgctTAAtaccacagcagattgtttgtttccgggtgggtctgctgttggtggcagtttgggaaccacgtgcaactgaaggaaaacccttttttccttaagcataagagagagacttttcaagaactggaacactgactaacatcccatgttctgttatcccttgtgcgagttgggtaaaaggagagaagtgctggaaagggaaggggggtggggatttgctttaatttcttgttgttttctctttacttttaattctattagtaataaaactctttcattgtactgcaactgtttaaggtttgtgcctgctttgctttctcctaattcttatctcacagaaggaaaataagtaatgaATActttgaaccaaaaccactacacacGGGTATGCCCCCCTGTGGCTCCAAAACTCTAATAAGTACATTTCCTGCCCAGTTTTCAAACTGTTGGGTGTTCCTGGCTCTTGGGAGGTGCTTTAAATCTGACTGCCAGAGCCGtgagctgctgagagcagaagcTGCCTGCACGATGCTGAGCTCAGGTCTTTGTCCCGTTCTCCTGGTGctctcagtgctgcagctgagctggtcCCTGAGTgatgaagaaaagaagataatCTTGGATGAGCATAATAAATATCGCTCTGAGGTCGATCCCCCTGCCAGGGCTATGATGAAGATGGTAAGTGGCTTTTATTGCAGGGGAATATTGGGGTGTTTGTGTGGTGCAAGGCTCGATCTTAATGCGAGGAGGGATCAGGGTGCTCCTTAGGGGAGACAGAGCAATTCTCGTGTAGGGTTACAAGTAGGTGTCAACAGAGGGGTTTCCTAAACTGCCTCTAAAGAGAAGAGTTTCCTTTACCTTTGGAGTTGTCTTTGATCATTTCTGGAAGTTCCAAAGTGTGATGTGAGTCGCCCGATGCTCTTCATGAGAGTGATGCAGCTCTCACTCCCATGAGTGCCTGCTGGAGCTCCCTCTGATGAGAGGAAGGACTGCTGAgaccctgccatgagcaggtGCCATGAGCTGGAGACTTTGCCATGGCCATTGCCAAGAGCTGGTGGGGGAATCCTGCTGTGTGGGACATCACACAGTGCTCTGTATTTGCATCAACATCAAATATGCCAGTCAGGTCTGTCAGTTATTTGGGCCCATCATGCTCCTTGACTCCTCCCCATGCCTTGTGCAAAGCTGCCTTGGACATGAGGATCCCCTGTTTTGCTTGGGGAAATTGAGTCAGGTCCCACATCACACGTGGCTGCAGTGGGAGCAAAGCCGGGCTCTAGAGCTGGTGCTGCTTTTTGTCTTGTTCAGACTCTTGATTTGATTAAAAAGTTGGCTATCAAGTTTCATCTTGCACCACATGTTATTTTTCCTCACTGTTTACAAATCatggggaggagaaggacagCTGTTTATCCTGGAAAGTTGGAGTCCTTTCCTCCTTGGGTCACAGTGTGCTTGGAGGACACCTCTCTGCCTGGCCCAGAAATTACCCAGGCTGAGTAAAACCTTTGTGGGCTGGTAAATGGGAGCTTAACAACCAAACTAAGCCAAAAGCTAAATTCAAGGAGAGGAGGCCTGACCAGTGACTGCAGACTCAAAGGGGACAGAGCCAGAACCCTCAGCACTGTGATGGTTTCTCCATGCTAAGCTGAGGATGTTCTGTGATGGCGTTAGGTGAGCTCCAGGAGAGGCTGTGAGTCCTGGTGGTGCCCTGACCTTCTCCTGTTTGACCCATAAACCAAGGCTTAGTTTGTGCTGGGACTGACCGTGGAGCTCCCCTCTCCTGAGAACTGTGTTAGGTAGGGATTTGAATTTCTTCATAGATGGGGAAACTGTGGCCAGAGAGCGCAGGGGTCCTTGGTAAGTGCCTTGTTCCTGTTGGAGAGCCCAGTGTCCCTCTCTGTGTGCTGACACCAAGCTCCTTTCAGACCTGGGACCCGGACCTGGAGGTCAATGCTCGAGCCTTTGCAAAGCAGTGCATCTGGGGCAAGAACGGTgaacagaaggggaaaaacttCTTTGCTACAGCTTCAACCCTGGACGTAAAATTGGCCATTGAACaatgggatggggagagggaatTCTACAGCTTCACAACTCACGAGTGTGACAATGGGCAGACGTGTGACAACCACACCCAGGTACCGGCTGCTGGGGTGGAGGGGCTGTTGGGAAAGGAGCTGTACCAgtgccccagctcctcccaaaatctttgcaaaaggaCGGGGAACCAGGTGGGATTCACAGTGATAGAGGCAGACCTGGGCATGGTGTCAGCCATGAGCGGCCTTTTGGAGAAGCCCTTTTTAGAGACAAGCTCTGCAGCCCTTTTTTTGGCTGCTTAGCAGAGCTCAGTGCCAGCTTGTCTTGGGTAGACAGATGAGGTCTGAGTGTTTCTTCACAGCTTGGGTGGGAGCAAGGAGAAGAGATGGTGGTGGTAAGTATAtgggtggatggagggatggatggagggtTCCAGGaccaaagcagagctggtggtGCTCTGCCTGGGTAGACGATAGGTAGGAAAGCTGTGGCACTGGAATATATGACCTTTTGAAGGTGGTTCGGACAGGGGCAAGGGGCAAGATCCTGAATGCCAAAGCAACATGGGGATGTGGGATCAGGGGTGTACACTCTGTGGGATGAGGAGGGCATTGGAGCAGCCTTTAAGGGCAGGGGACAGGTTGCCTTCACCCAATCCCCTCACCTCCACTCCTGGTCTTTGCCTTAGATGGTCTGGGCAGACACAACTCGCACTGGCTGTGGGAAAAGTTTTTGTGAGAAGGTCGATGGAATCGAAACAGAGAACGTGCACCTGCTTGTTTGCAGCTATTTCCCCCCGTAAGTTCCAGGCCCCAATGCccatcccctgctctgctctgagggaGGTGAGGGATCTGCTCCATGCAGTTGTCTGCTCTGGCTTTAGCAGCCTTGGGGTCAGGCTGGTGAGTAAATGGCCCTGacaggctgtggcaggagacCAAGACCTGTTTTCTGCATTAATCCTGAGTTTTGCCTTGGCTGGGATAGCCCAGCTGAATCAGCCCCCTCTCTGGGATGGGTGTTCCCCCTATCCTCACGCCTTCTTTATCTTGGCATTTTCTACTTCCAGGGGTAACATGAAAGGCAAAAAGCCCTACATGGAAGGACCCCCATGTACAATGTGTCCCATGGGCACAGTCTGTGTGAACAACCTGTGTGGTGAGTGAGCGGAGCCGCGCGTGGCCCTGCACGGGCTGTTGGGCCTCAGACCCCAGGCTGGGTCTGAGCTCTGAGGCCTTCTGGAGCTGTCAGGAAGCCCTTGAActgcactgccagggctggaccaTGAGACATCAGGAGCAATTCCTGCTCCTAAGAGAGGTCAGCTGCCTCAAGATGAGGAGGACTGGACAAAAGCCTTGCACCCCATTAGGCAGGGTTTTTGCCCCTTGTGGGGCAGGAGGTTGCGTGAGGGACATGAGATGTCTCCAGGTTGGGAACCCCAGAGTGGGGGATGGCCCAGAGTGACCTGAGAGGAGCTGGCTGCTGTTTCAGCCCCTCACTGGTTTCTGCTGgtcctgctcagtgcaggggTCTGCTGAGGTGAGCCAGCCCTAACCCACAGCACTTTCCATCTCTGCATCTCTTTCATCCACCCCAACCACAACCCTGCCAAAACTCACAGCCACAGCCAAACCAGAACCCACAGTACCAGTACACACCAGAGCCAAACCAGAACCCACAGCATCAGAGGCCACCATAACCACAGCCAAGCCAAAACCCGCAACCACACACCCAAACACAGCCAAGCCCAAACCCCCAACACTCTTCACCCATCACAAGAGCCAAACCAAGACCTGCCATCACACTCCCAGTAACAACCCCAGCCAGGCCAAAACCCACAACACCAAAACTCACCACAACTCTGGCCAAGCCAACACCCACCACAACTCTGGCTAAGCCAACATCTGCTGCTACAACACCAACACCTGCCACAACAGCAAAGACACAATCGAAAACCGCCACAACCACAAAGCCAGAACCAGAAAGACCTGATC
It includes:
- the LOC116455427 gene encoding peptidase inhibitor 16-like, which encodes MLSSGLCPVLLVLSVLQLSWSLSDEEKKIILDEHNKYRSEVDPPARAMMKMTWDPDLEVNARAFAKQCIWGKNGEQKGKNFFATASTLDVKLAIEQWDGEREFYSFTTHECDNGQTCDNHTQMVWADTTRTGCGKSFCEKVDGIETENVHLLVCSYFPPGNMKGKKPYMEGPPCTMCPMGTVCVNNLCVSALDTENQQKTSVDPPKAGAPSTCLGLSLFLVPSAILVGLLL